A part of Miscanthus floridulus cultivar M001 chromosome 6, ASM1932011v1, whole genome shotgun sequence genomic DNA contains:
- the LOC136456410 gene encoding general transcription and DNA repair factor IIH helicase/translocase subunit XPB1-like isoform X1 codes for MAGGDGDRHRAPKRHKSSAPSKAALVDESAEFDYADDFDDDAHDADMEVKKRDFTKLELKVDHASRPLWACADGRIFLETFSPLYKQAYDFLIAIAEPVCRPESMHEYNLTPHSLYAAVSVGLETSTIISVLSKLSKTKLPREIIDFIHASTANYGKVKLVLKKNRYFVESPFPEVLSNLLRDEVISRARISPEDSLGAPSFTVSKTSGQIASGHEDLLNGMEIAAATEDKETHSFEIDPSQVENVKQRCLPNALNYPMLEEYDFRNDTVNPDLEMELKPQARPRPYQEKSLSKMFGNGRARSGIIVLPCGAGKSLVGVSAACRIKKSCLCLATNAVSVDQWAFQFKLWSTIKDENISRFTSDNKEKFTGMAGVVVTTYNMVAFGGKRSEDSEKIIEEIRNREWGLLLMDEVHVVPAHMFRKVISITKSHCKLGLTATLVREDERITDLNFLIGPKLYEANWLDLVKGGFIANVQCAEVWCPMTKEFFAEYLKKENSKKKQVLYVMNPNKFRACEFLIRFHEQQRGDKIIVFADNLFALTAYAMKLRKPMIFGATSHAERTRILYQFKNSPEVNTIFLSKVGDNSIDIPEANVIIQISSHAGSRRQEAQRLGRILRAKGKQQDRMAGGKEEYNAFFYSLVSTDTQEMYYSTKRQQFLIDQGYSFKVWLLELTSKGRLFFWDFLVMKCCTCQVITSLPPPEEEPNLSFYTLDEQLELLSKVLNAGDDMIGVERLEEDSDGKALLRARRSAGSMSAFSGAGGMVYMEYSTRKGKGAPKKHKDPSKRHHLFKKRYA; via the exons atggccggcggcgacg GCGATCGGCACCGAGCGCCGAAGCGGCACAAGTCCTCGGCGCCGTCGAAAGCGGCCCTGGTGGACGAGAGCGCCGAGTTCGACTACGCTGATGACTTCGACGACGACGCCCACGACG CGGATATGGAGGTGAAGAAGAGGGATTTCACGAAGCTCGAGTTGAAGGTGGATCACGCGAGCCGTCCGCTCTGGGCGTGCGCCGACGGCCGCATCTTCCTCGAGACCTTCTCGCCGCTCTACAAACAGGCTTACGATTTCCTCATCGCCATCGCGGAGCCTGTGTGCAG GCCAGAATCTATGCATGAGTACAATCTAACTCCCCACTCATTGTATGCTGCGGTCTCAGTGGGACTTGAGACAAGCACTATCATTAGTGTCTTGAGTAAACTATCTAAAACCAAATTGCCCCGCGAAATAATTGATTTCATCCACGCATCCACTGCTAACTACGGGAAAGTGAAGCTTGTCTTGAAGAAGAATCGATATTTTGTCGAGTCTCCATTTCCTGAG GTATTGAGTAACCTTCTGAGGGATGAAGTTATATCGAGAGCTAGGATATCTCCTGAG GATTCCCTTGGTGCACCTTCATTTACTGTTAGCAAGACATCTGGCCAAATTGCTAGTGGACATGAAGACCTGTTAAATGGAATGGAAATTGCTGCTGCAACTGAAGACAAGGAAACACATTCTTTTGAGATTGATCCCTCTCAG GTTGAGAATGTCAAGCAGCGGTGCTTGCCAAATGCATTGAACTACCCCATGCTGGAGGAGTATGATTTCAGAAATGACACT GTAAACCCAGATTTGGAGATGGAGCTAAAGCCGCAAGCACGGCCTAGGCCATATCAAGAAAAGAGCCTCAGTAAGATGTTTGGGAACG GACGGGCAAGGTCTGGAATTATTGTGCTACCTTGTGGTGCTGGCAAGTCCTTGGTTGGTGTATCTGCAGCCTGCCGTATTAAGAAGAGCTGTTTATGTTTGGCCACAAATGCTGTCTCCGTAGATCAATGGGCATTTCAGTTCAAGCTTTGGTCAACCATAAAAGATGAGAACATTAGTCGTTTTACATCTGATAACAAGGAGAAATTTACAGGCATGGCTGGTGTGGTTGTTACTACATATAACATGGTTGCATTCGGTGGTAAAAGGTCTGAAGATTCGGAGAAGATCATTGAAGAAATCCGAAACAGAGAGTGGGGCTTGCTTCTAATGGATGAG GTTCATGTTGTCCCTGCACATATGTTCAGAAAAGTCATCAGCATTACTAAATCTCACTGCAAGCTTGGTCTTACTG CTACCCTTGTGAGAGAGGACGAACGTATTACTGATCTGAATTTTCTAATTGGACCAAAACTGTATGAAGCGAATTGGTTGGATTTAGTGAAAGGTGGATTTATTGCAAATGTGCAGTGTGCAGAAGTATGGTGTCCTATGACCAAAGAGTTCTTTGCTGAGTATTTGAAAAAGGAAAATTCAAAGAAGAAGCAG GTACTGTATGTCATGAATCCGAACAAGTTCAGGGCTTGTGAATTCCTGATTCGATTCCATGAGCAACAACGCGGAGACAAGATCATTGTGTTTGCTGATAATCTATTTGCACTAACTGCTTATGCAATGAAACTACGCAAGCCAATGATTTTTGGTGCCACAAG CCATGCTGAGAGGACAAGAATTCTCTACCAATTCAAGAACAGTCCAGAAGTCAATACAATTTTCCTTTCAAAG GTTGGTGATAACTCGATTGATATCCCAGAAGCTAATGTTATCATACAAATATCATCTCACGCTGGTTCGAGACGTCAAGAAGCTCAGCGTCTGGGACGTATTCTCAGGGCAAAG GGTAAGCAGCAAGATCGGATGGCTGGAGGAAAAGAAGAATACAATGCTTTTTTCTATTCCCTTGTATCAACTGACACACAG GAAATGTACTACTCAACAAAAAGGCAGCAGTTTCTTATTGACCAGGGATATAGCTTCAAGGTATGGCTTTTGGAGCTTACTTCAAAAGGAAGATTGTTCTTTTGGGACTTTTTAGTGATGAAATGTTGTACTTGCCAGGTTATCACTAGTTTGCCGCCGCCTGAAGAAGAACCTAATCTGAGCTTTTACACACTTGATGAACAGCTTGAGCTTTTGAGCAAG GTGCTGAATGCAGGGGATGACATGATTGGTGTTGAGCGCTTAGAAGAAGATTCTGATGGCAAGGCTCTTCTAAGAGCACGACGCTCTGCCGGATCAATGAGCGCCTTCTCTGGAGCTGGTGGAATGGTCTACATGGAGTACAG CACTAGGAAGGGAAAGGGTGCTCCGAAGAAACACAAGGACCCATCAAAGAGGCATCATCTGTTCAAGAAACGCTATGCGTAG
- the LOC136456410 gene encoding general transcription and DNA repair factor IIH helicase/translocase subunit XPB1-like isoform X4, translated as MAGGDGDRHRAPKRHKSSAPSKAALVDESAEFDYADDFDDDAHDADMEVKKRDFTKLELKVDHASRPLWACADGRIFLETFSPLYKQAYDFLIAIAEPVCRPESMHEYNLTPHSLYAAVSVGLETSTIISVLSKLSKTKLPREIIDFIHASTANYGKVKLVLKKNRYFVESPFPEVLSNLLRDEVISRARISPEDSLGAPSFTVSKTSGQIASGHEDLLNGMEIAAATEDKETHSFEIDPSQVENVKQRCLPNALNYPMLEEYDFRNDTVNPDLEMELKPQARPRPYQEKSLSKMFGNGRARSGIIVLPCGAGKSLVGVSAACRIKKSCLCLATNAVSVDQWAFQFKLWSTIKDENISRFTSDNKEKFTGMAGVVVTTYNMVAFGGKRSEDSEKIIEEIRNREWGLLLMDEVHVVPAHMFRKVISITKSHCKLGLTATLVREDERITDLNFLIGPKLYEANWLDLVKGGFIANVQCAEVWCPMTKEFFAEYLKKENSKKKQVLYVMNPNKFRACEFLIRFHEQQRGDKIIVFADNLFALTAYAMKLRKPMIFGATRLVITRLISQKLMLSYKYHLTLVRDVKKLSVWDVFSGQRVSSKIGWLEEKKNTMLFSIPLYQLTHRKCTTQQKGSSFLLTRDIASRLSLVCRRLKKNLI; from the exons atggccggcggcgacg GCGATCGGCACCGAGCGCCGAAGCGGCACAAGTCCTCGGCGCCGTCGAAAGCGGCCCTGGTGGACGAGAGCGCCGAGTTCGACTACGCTGATGACTTCGACGACGACGCCCACGACG CGGATATGGAGGTGAAGAAGAGGGATTTCACGAAGCTCGAGTTGAAGGTGGATCACGCGAGCCGTCCGCTCTGGGCGTGCGCCGACGGCCGCATCTTCCTCGAGACCTTCTCGCCGCTCTACAAACAGGCTTACGATTTCCTCATCGCCATCGCGGAGCCTGTGTGCAG GCCAGAATCTATGCATGAGTACAATCTAACTCCCCACTCATTGTATGCTGCGGTCTCAGTGGGACTTGAGACAAGCACTATCATTAGTGTCTTGAGTAAACTATCTAAAACCAAATTGCCCCGCGAAATAATTGATTTCATCCACGCATCCACTGCTAACTACGGGAAAGTGAAGCTTGTCTTGAAGAAGAATCGATATTTTGTCGAGTCTCCATTTCCTGAG GTATTGAGTAACCTTCTGAGGGATGAAGTTATATCGAGAGCTAGGATATCTCCTGAG GATTCCCTTGGTGCACCTTCATTTACTGTTAGCAAGACATCTGGCCAAATTGCTAGTGGACATGAAGACCTGTTAAATGGAATGGAAATTGCTGCTGCAACTGAAGACAAGGAAACACATTCTTTTGAGATTGATCCCTCTCAG GTTGAGAATGTCAAGCAGCGGTGCTTGCCAAATGCATTGAACTACCCCATGCTGGAGGAGTATGATTTCAGAAATGACACT GTAAACCCAGATTTGGAGATGGAGCTAAAGCCGCAAGCACGGCCTAGGCCATATCAAGAAAAGAGCCTCAGTAAGATGTTTGGGAACG GACGGGCAAGGTCTGGAATTATTGTGCTACCTTGTGGTGCTGGCAAGTCCTTGGTTGGTGTATCTGCAGCCTGCCGTATTAAGAAGAGCTGTTTATGTTTGGCCACAAATGCTGTCTCCGTAGATCAATGGGCATTTCAGTTCAAGCTTTGGTCAACCATAAAAGATGAGAACATTAGTCGTTTTACATCTGATAACAAGGAGAAATTTACAGGCATGGCTGGTGTGGTTGTTACTACATATAACATGGTTGCATTCGGTGGTAAAAGGTCTGAAGATTCGGAGAAGATCATTGAAGAAATCCGAAACAGAGAGTGGGGCTTGCTTCTAATGGATGAG GTTCATGTTGTCCCTGCACATATGTTCAGAAAAGTCATCAGCATTACTAAATCTCACTGCAAGCTTGGTCTTACTG CTACCCTTGTGAGAGAGGACGAACGTATTACTGATCTGAATTTTCTAATTGGACCAAAACTGTATGAAGCGAATTGGTTGGATTTAGTGAAAGGTGGATTTATTGCAAATGTGCAGTGTGCAGAAGTATGGTGTCCTATGACCAAAGAGTTCTTTGCTGAGTATTTGAAAAAGGAAAATTCAAAGAAGAAGCAG GTACTGTATGTCATGAATCCGAACAAGTTCAGGGCTTGTGAATTCCTGATTCGATTCCATGAGCAACAACGCGGAGACAAGATCATTGTGTTTGCTGATAATCTATTTGCACTAACTGCTTATGCAATGAAACTACGCAAGCCAATGATTTTTGGTGCCACAAG GTTGGTGATAACTCGATTGATATCCCAGAAGCTAATGTTATCATACAAATATCATCTCACGCTGGTTCGAGACGTCAAGAAGCTCAGCGTCTGGGACGTATTCTCAGGGCAAAG GGTAAGCAGCAAGATCGGATGGCTGGAGGAAAAGAAGAATACAATGCTTTTTTCTATTCCCTTGTATCAACTGACACACAG GAAATGTACTACTCAACAAAAAGGCAGCAGTTTCTTATTGACCAGGGATATAGCTTCAAG GTTATCACTAGTTTGCCGCCGCCTGAAGAAGAACCTAATCTGA
- the LOC136456410 gene encoding general transcription and DNA repair factor IIH helicase/translocase subunit XPB1-like isoform X3, with amino-acid sequence MAGGDGDRHRAPKRHKSSAPSKAALVDESAEFDYADDFDDDAHDADMEVKKRDFTKLELKVDHASRPLWACADGRIFLETFSPLYKQAYDFLIAIAEPVCRPESMHEYNLTPHSLYAAVSVGLETSTIISVLSKLSKTKLPREIIDFIHASTANYGKVKLVLKKNRYFVESPFPEVLSNLLRDEVISRARISPEDSLGAPSFTVSKTSGQIASGHEDLLNGMEIAAATEDKETHSFEIDPSQVENVKQRCLPNALNYPMLEEYDFRNDTVNPDLEMELKPQARPRPYQEKSLSKMFGNGRARSGIIVLPCGAGKSLVGVSAACRIKKSCLCLATNAVSVDQWAFQFKLWSTIKDENISRFTSDNKEKFTGMAGVVVTTYNMVAFGGKRSEDSEKIIEEIRNREWGLLLMDEVHVVPAHMFRKVISITKSHCKLGLTATLVREDERITDLNFLIGPKLYEANWLDLVKGGFIANVQCAEVWCPMTKEFFAEYLKKENSKKKQVLYVMNPNKFRACEFLIRFHEQQRGDKIIVFADNLFALTAYAMKLRKPMIFGATSHAERTRILYQFKNSPEVNTIFLSKVGDNSIDIPEANVIIQISSHAGSRRQEAQRLGRILRAKGKQQDRMAGGKEEYNAFFYSLVSTDTQEMYYSTKRQQFLIDQGYSFKVITSLPPPEEEPNLSFYTLDEQLELLSKMDPFTATNRC; translated from the exons atggccggcggcgacg GCGATCGGCACCGAGCGCCGAAGCGGCACAAGTCCTCGGCGCCGTCGAAAGCGGCCCTGGTGGACGAGAGCGCCGAGTTCGACTACGCTGATGACTTCGACGACGACGCCCACGACG CGGATATGGAGGTGAAGAAGAGGGATTTCACGAAGCTCGAGTTGAAGGTGGATCACGCGAGCCGTCCGCTCTGGGCGTGCGCCGACGGCCGCATCTTCCTCGAGACCTTCTCGCCGCTCTACAAACAGGCTTACGATTTCCTCATCGCCATCGCGGAGCCTGTGTGCAG GCCAGAATCTATGCATGAGTACAATCTAACTCCCCACTCATTGTATGCTGCGGTCTCAGTGGGACTTGAGACAAGCACTATCATTAGTGTCTTGAGTAAACTATCTAAAACCAAATTGCCCCGCGAAATAATTGATTTCATCCACGCATCCACTGCTAACTACGGGAAAGTGAAGCTTGTCTTGAAGAAGAATCGATATTTTGTCGAGTCTCCATTTCCTGAG GTATTGAGTAACCTTCTGAGGGATGAAGTTATATCGAGAGCTAGGATATCTCCTGAG GATTCCCTTGGTGCACCTTCATTTACTGTTAGCAAGACATCTGGCCAAATTGCTAGTGGACATGAAGACCTGTTAAATGGAATGGAAATTGCTGCTGCAACTGAAGACAAGGAAACACATTCTTTTGAGATTGATCCCTCTCAG GTTGAGAATGTCAAGCAGCGGTGCTTGCCAAATGCATTGAACTACCCCATGCTGGAGGAGTATGATTTCAGAAATGACACT GTAAACCCAGATTTGGAGATGGAGCTAAAGCCGCAAGCACGGCCTAGGCCATATCAAGAAAAGAGCCTCAGTAAGATGTTTGGGAACG GACGGGCAAGGTCTGGAATTATTGTGCTACCTTGTGGTGCTGGCAAGTCCTTGGTTGGTGTATCTGCAGCCTGCCGTATTAAGAAGAGCTGTTTATGTTTGGCCACAAATGCTGTCTCCGTAGATCAATGGGCATTTCAGTTCAAGCTTTGGTCAACCATAAAAGATGAGAACATTAGTCGTTTTACATCTGATAACAAGGAGAAATTTACAGGCATGGCTGGTGTGGTTGTTACTACATATAACATGGTTGCATTCGGTGGTAAAAGGTCTGAAGATTCGGAGAAGATCATTGAAGAAATCCGAAACAGAGAGTGGGGCTTGCTTCTAATGGATGAG GTTCATGTTGTCCCTGCACATATGTTCAGAAAAGTCATCAGCATTACTAAATCTCACTGCAAGCTTGGTCTTACTG CTACCCTTGTGAGAGAGGACGAACGTATTACTGATCTGAATTTTCTAATTGGACCAAAACTGTATGAAGCGAATTGGTTGGATTTAGTGAAAGGTGGATTTATTGCAAATGTGCAGTGTGCAGAAGTATGGTGTCCTATGACCAAAGAGTTCTTTGCTGAGTATTTGAAAAAGGAAAATTCAAAGAAGAAGCAG GTACTGTATGTCATGAATCCGAACAAGTTCAGGGCTTGTGAATTCCTGATTCGATTCCATGAGCAACAACGCGGAGACAAGATCATTGTGTTTGCTGATAATCTATTTGCACTAACTGCTTATGCAATGAAACTACGCAAGCCAATGATTTTTGGTGCCACAAG CCATGCTGAGAGGACAAGAATTCTCTACCAATTCAAGAACAGTCCAGAAGTCAATACAATTTTCCTTTCAAAG GTTGGTGATAACTCGATTGATATCCCAGAAGCTAATGTTATCATACAAATATCATCTCACGCTGGTTCGAGACGTCAAGAAGCTCAGCGTCTGGGACGTATTCTCAGGGCAAAG GGTAAGCAGCAAGATCGGATGGCTGGAGGAAAAGAAGAATACAATGCTTTTTTCTATTCCCTTGTATCAACTGACACACAG GAAATGTACTACTCAACAAAAAGGCAGCAGTTTCTTATTGACCAGGGATATAGCTTCAAG GTTATCACTAGTTTGCCGCCGCCTGAAGAAGAACCTAATCTGAGCTTTTACACACTTGATGAACAGCTTGAGCTTTTGAGCAAG ATGGACCCGTTCACCGCTACCAACAGGTGCTGA
- the LOC136456410 gene encoding general transcription and DNA repair factor IIH helicase/translocase subunit XPB1-like isoform X2 — MAGGDGDRHRAPKRHKSSAPSKAALVDESAEFDYADDFDDDAHDADMEVKKRDFTKLELKVDHASRPLWACADGRIFLETFSPLYKQAYDFLIAIAEPVCRPESMHEYNLTPHSLYAAVSVGLETSTIISVLSKLSKTKLPREIIDFIHASTANYGKVKLVLKKNRYFVESPFPEVLSNLLRDEVISRARISPEDSLGAPSFTVSKTSGQIASGHEDLLNGMEIAAATEDKETHSFEIDPSQVENVKQRCLPNALNYPMLEEYDFRNDTVNPDLEMELKPQARPRPYQEKSLSKMFGNGRARSGIIVLPCGAGKSLVGVSAACRIKKSCLCLATNAVSVDQWAFQFKLWSTIKDENISRFTSDNKEKFTGMAGVVVTTYNMVAFGGKRSEDSEKIIEEIRNREWGLLLMDEVHVVPAHMFRKVISITKSHCKLGLTATLVREDERITDLNFLIGPKLYEANWLDLVKGGFIANVQCAEVWCPMTKEFFAEYLKKENSKKKQVLYVMNPNKFRACEFLIRFHEQQRGDKIIVFADNLFALTAYAMKLRKPMIFGATSHAERTRILYQFKNSPEVNTIFLSKVGDNSIDIPEANVIIQISSHAGSRRQEAQRLGRILRAKGKQQDRMAGGKEEYNAFFYSLVSTDTQEMYYSTKRQQFLIDQGYSFKVITSLPPPEEEPNLSFYTLDEQLELLSKVLNAGDDMIGVERLEEDSDGKALLRARRSAGSMSAFSGAGGMVYMEYSTRKGKGAPKKHKDPSKRHHLFKKRYA; from the exons atggccggcggcgacg GCGATCGGCACCGAGCGCCGAAGCGGCACAAGTCCTCGGCGCCGTCGAAAGCGGCCCTGGTGGACGAGAGCGCCGAGTTCGACTACGCTGATGACTTCGACGACGACGCCCACGACG CGGATATGGAGGTGAAGAAGAGGGATTTCACGAAGCTCGAGTTGAAGGTGGATCACGCGAGCCGTCCGCTCTGGGCGTGCGCCGACGGCCGCATCTTCCTCGAGACCTTCTCGCCGCTCTACAAACAGGCTTACGATTTCCTCATCGCCATCGCGGAGCCTGTGTGCAG GCCAGAATCTATGCATGAGTACAATCTAACTCCCCACTCATTGTATGCTGCGGTCTCAGTGGGACTTGAGACAAGCACTATCATTAGTGTCTTGAGTAAACTATCTAAAACCAAATTGCCCCGCGAAATAATTGATTTCATCCACGCATCCACTGCTAACTACGGGAAAGTGAAGCTTGTCTTGAAGAAGAATCGATATTTTGTCGAGTCTCCATTTCCTGAG GTATTGAGTAACCTTCTGAGGGATGAAGTTATATCGAGAGCTAGGATATCTCCTGAG GATTCCCTTGGTGCACCTTCATTTACTGTTAGCAAGACATCTGGCCAAATTGCTAGTGGACATGAAGACCTGTTAAATGGAATGGAAATTGCTGCTGCAACTGAAGACAAGGAAACACATTCTTTTGAGATTGATCCCTCTCAG GTTGAGAATGTCAAGCAGCGGTGCTTGCCAAATGCATTGAACTACCCCATGCTGGAGGAGTATGATTTCAGAAATGACACT GTAAACCCAGATTTGGAGATGGAGCTAAAGCCGCAAGCACGGCCTAGGCCATATCAAGAAAAGAGCCTCAGTAAGATGTTTGGGAACG GACGGGCAAGGTCTGGAATTATTGTGCTACCTTGTGGTGCTGGCAAGTCCTTGGTTGGTGTATCTGCAGCCTGCCGTATTAAGAAGAGCTGTTTATGTTTGGCCACAAATGCTGTCTCCGTAGATCAATGGGCATTTCAGTTCAAGCTTTGGTCAACCATAAAAGATGAGAACATTAGTCGTTTTACATCTGATAACAAGGAGAAATTTACAGGCATGGCTGGTGTGGTTGTTACTACATATAACATGGTTGCATTCGGTGGTAAAAGGTCTGAAGATTCGGAGAAGATCATTGAAGAAATCCGAAACAGAGAGTGGGGCTTGCTTCTAATGGATGAG GTTCATGTTGTCCCTGCACATATGTTCAGAAAAGTCATCAGCATTACTAAATCTCACTGCAAGCTTGGTCTTACTG CTACCCTTGTGAGAGAGGACGAACGTATTACTGATCTGAATTTTCTAATTGGACCAAAACTGTATGAAGCGAATTGGTTGGATTTAGTGAAAGGTGGATTTATTGCAAATGTGCAGTGTGCAGAAGTATGGTGTCCTATGACCAAAGAGTTCTTTGCTGAGTATTTGAAAAAGGAAAATTCAAAGAAGAAGCAG GTACTGTATGTCATGAATCCGAACAAGTTCAGGGCTTGTGAATTCCTGATTCGATTCCATGAGCAACAACGCGGAGACAAGATCATTGTGTTTGCTGATAATCTATTTGCACTAACTGCTTATGCAATGAAACTACGCAAGCCAATGATTTTTGGTGCCACAAG CCATGCTGAGAGGACAAGAATTCTCTACCAATTCAAGAACAGTCCAGAAGTCAATACAATTTTCCTTTCAAAG GTTGGTGATAACTCGATTGATATCCCAGAAGCTAATGTTATCATACAAATATCATCTCACGCTGGTTCGAGACGTCAAGAAGCTCAGCGTCTGGGACGTATTCTCAGGGCAAAG GGTAAGCAGCAAGATCGGATGGCTGGAGGAAAAGAAGAATACAATGCTTTTTTCTATTCCCTTGTATCAACTGACACACAG GAAATGTACTACTCAACAAAAAGGCAGCAGTTTCTTATTGACCAGGGATATAGCTTCAAG GTTATCACTAGTTTGCCGCCGCCTGAAGAAGAACCTAATCTGAGCTTTTACACACTTGATGAACAGCTTGAGCTTTTGAGCAAG GTGCTGAATGCAGGGGATGACATGATTGGTGTTGAGCGCTTAGAAGAAGATTCTGATGGCAAGGCTCTTCTAAGAGCACGACGCTCTGCCGGATCAATGAGCGCCTTCTCTGGAGCTGGTGGAATGGTCTACATGGAGTACAG CACTAGGAAGGGAAAGGGTGCTCCGAAGAAACACAAGGACCCATCAAAGAGGCATCATCTGTTCAAGAAACGCTATGCGTAG